Proteins encoded within one genomic window of Pygocentrus nattereri isolate fPygNat1 chromosome 11, fPygNat1.pri, whole genome shotgun sequence:
- the pdgfrb gene encoding platelet-derived growth factor receptor beta: MEGVHVALFPLTAFITGLLLLCSAGSALELNPNIRQITLDTNSSFSITCSGWSPVSWHFKREESIPVFRMETRTNTTSILHLEQVTWTHTGVYVCSEDESNTEIELAIYVPDSEVWFLENEYYMVTKTGEEGIIPCLVTDPRINVTLHDRATQSLVKGEYLPSMGYKAVLEDQTYMCRGELNGEEKWSELYYVFSILVPETLDAHINASKTVLKQGEPLSINCTAIGVELVFFYWDFPNKDVIDIEPLTDVLSTISMRSCLNISNATLVHSGQYVCHAHEDVGNQETSASINITVLEKGFVALSSFMGPNVSAQLHENIQLRVEVEAYPKPLIRWTKDGAVIKGDNIINVRQEHETRYVSTLTLVRIRLEQKGYYSVQVANEDASKEMIFDLEVKAPPQITELSDHHLPGKKHAVTCVAEGVPSPSIQWLSCDGMHKCSNRSVAWSPLVSHPESINIVTNATYNDTRKIHQVHSQVIFLHPQQITVRCLAKNEGGARARDIKLITSTLFSQVAVLAAVLALVVIAIIFIIILIAVWRKKPRYEIRWKVIESVSLDGHEYIYVDPIHLPYDLAWEMPRDSLVLGRTLGSGAFGRVVEATAYGLSHSQSSTKVAVKMLKSTARRSETQALMSELKIMSHLGPHLNIVNLLGACTKQGPLYLVTEYCRYGDLVDYLHRNKQSFLQHYANKNHLVNGNDSQICLDSEVPSGKGYVSFGSVSDGGYMDMSKEEMTEYVPMQELADTIKYADIQPSPYESPYQQDIYQEQGHRVDLSLVISDSPVLSYTDLVGFSFQVAKGMEFLASKNCVHRDLAARNVLICEGKLVKICDFGLARDIMHDNNYISKGSTFLPLKWMAPESIFHNLYTTLSDVWSFGILLWEIFTLGGTPYPDLPMNELFYNALKRGYRMAKPMHASEEIYEVMRKCWEEKFEKRPEFSFLVQAMGNMLTETYKKKYHQVNDNFLKSDHPAVVRTKHRVPSPFPVTLSPSSPSSTFPPSSTPNPCLDGETAMTPYNGYIIPIPDPKPEEDCQEATLPTEVPSSSVGSEAETVSLETPSMEAEQEDLLKEHSKTPEVEESFL; the protein is encoded by the exons GGCTCCTGCTGCTGTGTTCTGCTGGCTCTGCTCTAGAGCTGAACCCCAATATCAGGCAGATCACTCTAGACACAAACTCCTCCTTCAGCATCACCTGTTCTGGCTGGTCGCCGGTCAGTTGGCATTTCAAACGAGAGGAGAGCATCCCAGTGTTCCGTATGGAGACCCGGACCAACACTACCAGCATTCTGCATCTGGAGCAAGTGACGTGGACTCACACTGGAGTGTACGTGTGCTCTGAGGATGAGAGCAATACAGAGATAGAGCTGGCCATCTATGTGCCTG ACTCTGAGGTGTGGTTTTTGGAGAATGAGTATTACATGGTCACTAAGACTGGAGAAGAGGGGATAATCCCATGCCTTGTGACAGACCCTCGCATAAACGTGACCCTGCATGACAGAGCGACACAGAGCCTGGTGAAGGGCGAGTATTTGCCCAGCATGGGGTACAAAGCCGTGCTGGAGGACCAGACATACATGTGCAGAGGAGAACTGAATGGAGAGGAGAAGTGGAGTGAACTATACTACGTCTTTAGCATCTTAG TTCCTGAGACACTGGACGCCCACATCAATGCCTCAAAGACGGTGCTGAAACAGGGCGAGCCGCTCAGCATTAACTGCACCGCCATCGGAGTGGAGCTGGTCTTCTTCTACTGGGACTTCCCAAACAAAGAT GTAATTGACATAGAGCCCCTGACAGATGTGCTGTCAACCATCAGCATGCGCTCCTGCCTGAACATTTCCAATGCCACGCTGGTGCACTCAGGACAGTACGTCTGCCATGCGCATGAGGATGTGGGCAACCAAGAGACTTCAGCCAGCATCAACATCACTGTGCTGG AGAAAGGATTTGTGGCACTGAGTTCGTTCATGGGCCCCAACGTTTCAGCCCAGTTGCATGAGAACATTCAGCTGAGGGTGGAGGTGGAGGCCTACCCCAAACCTCTCATCCGCTGGACTAAAGACGGAGCCGTCATCAAAGGGGACAACATCATCAATGTGAGACAGGAACATGAGACCAG ATATGTCAGCACATTGACTCTTGTGAGAATCCGGCTGGAGCAGAAAGGATATTACTCTGTTCAAGTTGCCAACGAGGATGCTTCCAAAGAGATGATCTTTGACCTAGAGGTTAAAG CTCCTCCTCAGATAACAGAGCTGTCAGACCATCACCTGCCGGGGAAGAAGCATGCTGTCACCTGTGTGGCCGAGGGAGTTCCTTCTCCCAGCATTCAGTGGTTGAGCTGTGATGGCATGCACAA ATGCAGTAACAGAAGCGTAGCGTGGAGCCCCCTGGTGTCCCATCCGGAAAGCATCAACATTGTGACTAATGCCACCTACAATGACACGCGCAAGATCCACCAGGTGCACAGTCAGGTGATCTTCCTCCACCCTCAGCAGATCACCGTGCGCTGCCTGGCCAAAAATGAGGGAGGAGCTCGTGCACGGGATATCAAACTCATCACCAGCA CTCTGTTCTCTCAGGTGGCTGTTCTGGCTGCTGTTTTGGCTTTGGTTGTCATAGctatcatcttcatcatcatcctcattgCCGTGTGGAGGAAG aaACCAAGATATGAGATCAGGTGGAAGGTGATTGAGTCAGTGAGTCTGGATGGTCATGAGTACATTTATGTGGACCCCATCCACCTGCCCTACGACCTGGCCTGGGAGATGCCCCGAGACAGCCTAGTGCTTG GTCGTACTCTGGGATCAGGAGCATTTGGTAGAGTAGTGGAGGCCACTGCATATGGACTCAGCCATTCACAGTCCTCCACTAAAGTTGCTGTTAAAATGCTCAAAT CCACGGCACGTAGGAGTGAAACTCAGGCACTGATGTCGGAGCTGAAGATCATGAGCCACCTTGGCCCTCACCTCAACATTGTCAACCTGCTGGGAGCTTGCACCAAACAAG GCCCACTGTACCTGGTGACGGAGTACTGTCGCTATGGAGACCTGGTGGACTACCTGCACAGAAACAAGCAGAGCTTTCTGCAGCATTATGCTAACAAGAACCACCTTGTTAATGGCAACGACAGTCAAATCTGCCTGGACTCCGAGGTGCCTTCTGGAAAAGG CTACGTGTCATTTGGCAGTGTGAGTGATGGTGGTTATATGGACATGAGTAAAGAGGAGATGACTGAATATGTGCCCATGCAAGAGCTCGCAGACACCATCAAATACGCAGACATCCAGCCCTCTCCATATGAGTCCCCATACCAACAGGACATCTACCAGGAGCAAG gtcaCAGAGTGGACCTTTCTCTGGTTATCAGTGACTCTCCTGTTCTGAGCTACACTGACCTGGTGGGCTTCAGCTTCCAGGTGGCCAAAGGCATGGAGTTCCTGGCCTCTAAAAAT TGTGTTCATCGGGATCTGGCAGCAAGAAATGTGTTGATCTGTGAGGGAAAGCTTGTGAAAATCTGTGACTTTGGACTGGCCAGAGACATCATGCATGACAACAACTACATCTCCAAAGGCAGT ACATTCTTGCCCCTGAAATGGATGGCTCCAGAGAGCATCTTCCATAACCTCTACACCACACTAAGTGATGTCTGGTCATTTGGCATTTTACTGTGGGAGATATTTACTCTAG GAGGAACTCCATATCCAGATCTGCCTATGAATGAGCTGTTCTATAATGCTCTAAAAAGAGGATACCGCATGGCCAAACCCATGCATGCCTCAGAGGAAAT ATATGAGGTGATGAGGAAGTGCTGGGAGGAGAAGTTTGAGAAGAGGCCTGAGTTCTCTTTTCTGGTCCAGGCCATGGGGAACATGCTCACAGAGACCTATAAAAAG AAATACCACCAGGTCAATGACAACTTCCTAAAGAGTGACCACCCAGCAGTGGTGCGCACCAAGCACAGGGTGCCCTCTCCATTCCCAGTCACCCTCTCTCCTTCATCCCCTTCCTCCACGTTCCCTCCATCCTCCACTCCCAATCCTTGCTTGGACGGGGAGACAGCAATGACCCCTTACAATGGCTACATCATCCCCATCCCGGACCCCAAGCCAGAGGAAGATTGCCAGGAGGCTACTCTGCCAACAGAAGTCCCCTCGAG CTCTGTGGGTTCTGAAGCGGAGACGGTGTCCTTGGAAACCCCCAGCATGGAGGCAGAGCAGGAGGATCTGCTGAAAGAGCACTCCAAAACTCCAGAAGTAGAGGAGAGTTTCCTGTGA